One genomic region from Magnetofaba australis IT-1 encodes:
- the aat gene encoding leucyl/phenylalanyl-tRNA--protein transferase, translated as MPIYRLSHAPVFPPAHLAEESGLLAVGGDLTPERLLAAYRGGIFPWYSEGDPILWWSLDPRLILIPDELHVARSLAKAMRRGDFTIRFDTAFDAVVHQCGETRRHAEGTWITPEMASAYGELHRLGHAHSVEAWQTDADSGQETLVGGVYGVAIGGAFYGESMFHSVDNASKVAFAALAAHLRDRGFSLIDCQMTTPHMLRFGAREVPRAEFLRLLERATARHIPPGLWR; from the coding sequence ATGCCCATCTATCGCCTCTCCCACGCCCCCGTCTTCCCTCCAGCCCATCTGGCTGAAGAGAGCGGCCTGCTGGCGGTGGGCGGCGACCTGACCCCCGAACGGCTGCTGGCGGCCTATCGCGGCGGCATCTTCCCCTGGTACTCCGAGGGCGACCCCATCCTCTGGTGGAGCCTCGACCCGCGCCTGATCCTCATCCCCGATGAGCTGCACGTGGCGCGCTCTCTGGCCAAGGCGATGCGTCGCGGCGACTTTACCATCCGCTTCGACACCGCCTTCGATGCGGTGGTGCATCAGTGCGGCGAGACCCGCCGCCACGCTGAGGGCACCTGGATCACCCCCGAGATGGCCAGCGCTTATGGCGAGCTGCATCGCCTGGGCCACGCCCACAGCGTGGAGGCGTGGCAAACCGACGCCGACTCCGGCCAAGAGACGCTGGTGGGCGGGGTTTATGGCGTGGCCATTGGCGGCGCCTTCTATGGCGAATCGATGTTCCACAGCGTGGACAACGCCTCCAAGGTGGCGTTCGCCGCGTTGGCGGCGCATCTGCGCGATCGCGGCTTCAGCCTCATCGACTGTCAGATGACCACCCCGCACATGCTGCGTTTCGGCGCCCGGGAGGTCCCCCGCGCAGAGTTTCTGCGCCTGCTGGAGCGCGCCACCGCGCGCCATATCCCGCCCGGCCTCTGGCGCTGA
- a CDS encoding ATP-binding protein — protein MEGVARNPVTLSFKDAELEQAYQSHQAQHVIKLARGAIALGVLLFSLFGFLDVWAAPDSQAQMLQLRFGVIVPTLFLLLLISFRPIFQRRFNRFVVGVLLFCGFSLDAMLLVMSPQEPGFSLYPTGLVLVIVAASTIAGLRFIIAVALSVIHILFYTALCMLVLDVSFYLVINHLYFMTAAAVMGGVSGYMLESYSRAEYIKLREFNDLVEIARSANQAKSEFLATVSHEIRTPMNGIVGVIARLESTTLDAKQARMVDILSHSSDVLMHLLNDVLDLSKIESGALQLERRAFDPRHVSQEIIDLMAPRALEKGLTLAQQFSGQIPPALYGDATRYRQILFNLLGNALKFTERGGVTLHTTGEIHAGGVTELSVSVADSGIGIDPQTLERIFDPFTQADGSISRRYGGAGLGLAIVKRLAEAMGGHLQVRSEPGRGSVFTVTAQFAEAPAHELESAIPSTPRAAPMRILLVEDEAINQEVASGLLRDQGHSVTLAVSGEQCLEILRDARFDLILMDLRMPGLSGLQTFAKMRESAQSPGSVPPVIALTGDVELETVNACLQAGMLDVLAKPINLDRLNHALWRIQGGELCIPATTETGAIPAGEPLAVVDVAHLLNLREALGAAALARMLDKFAEAAQMLMTQIEASLRLHVLVQRKHDNRLNQNIS, from the coding sequence ATGGAAGGCGTTGCCCGCAACCCAGTCACCTTGTCTTTCAAGGATGCCGAACTGGAACAGGCCTATCAGTCGCATCAGGCGCAACATGTGATCAAGCTGGCGCGCGGGGCCATTGCGCTGGGAGTGCTGCTGTTCAGTCTGTTTGGTTTTCTCGACGTCTGGGCCGCGCCGGATTCTCAGGCGCAGATGCTCCAGTTGCGCTTTGGCGTGATCGTTCCAACCCTCTTTTTGCTGCTGCTGATCTCCTTTCGGCCGATATTCCAGCGCCGTTTCAATCGGTTTGTGGTCGGCGTGCTGCTGTTTTGCGGCTTCTCTCTGGACGCGATGTTGCTGGTGATGTCGCCCCAGGAGCCGGGCTTCTCGCTCTATCCCACCGGCTTGGTGCTGGTGATCGTGGCCGCGTCCACCATCGCCGGGTTGCGCTTTATCATCGCTGTGGCGCTGTCGGTCATCCATATTCTGTTCTATACCGCGCTTTGCATGCTGGTGTTGGACGTCTCCTTCTACCTGGTGATCAATCACCTCTACTTCATGACGGCAGCGGCGGTGATGGGCGGGGTTTCCGGCTACATGCTCGAATCCTACTCCCGCGCAGAGTATATCAAACTGCGCGAATTCAACGATTTGGTGGAGATCGCCAGATCCGCCAACCAGGCCAAAAGCGAATTCCTGGCCACCGTCAGCCACGAGATTCGCACCCCCATGAACGGCATCGTCGGTGTGATCGCACGCCTGGAGAGCACCACGCTGGACGCCAAACAGGCGCGCATGGTGGATATCCTCTCCCACTCCTCCGACGTGTTGATGCATCTGCTCAATGATGTGCTGGATCTGTCCAAAATCGAGTCCGGCGCGCTGCAACTGGAGCGTCGCGCCTTCGATCCGCGTCACGTCTCCCAGGAGATCATCGATCTGATGGCGCCGCGCGCTCTGGAGAAGGGGTTGACCCTTGCGCAACAGTTTTCCGGTCAGATTCCGCCCGCCCTCTATGGCGACGCCACCCGCTACCGGCAGATTCTGTTCAATCTGTTGGGCAATGCGCTCAAGTTCACCGAACGCGGCGGGGTGACGCTGCACACCACGGGCGAAATCCACGCCGGTGGCGTCACCGAACTGAGCGTGAGCGTGGCCGATAGCGGCATCGGCATCGATCCACAGACCCTCGAGCGCATCTTTGATCCCTTCACCCAGGCCGATGGCTCCATCAGTCGACGCTATGGGGGCGCCGGGCTGGGGCTGGCCATCGTCAAGCGCCTGGCCGAGGCCATGGGCGGACATCTGCAAGTGCGCAGTGAGCCGGGGAGGGGAAGCGTCTTCACGGTGACCGCCCAGTTTGCCGAGGCTCCGGCCCACGAACTTGAATCGGCAATCCCGTCTACGCCCAGGGCGGCGCCGATGCGGATTCTTCTGGTCGAGGATGAGGCGATTAATCAGGAGGTGGCGTCGGGGCTGTTGCGGGATCAGGGCCATAGCGTGACGCTGGCCGTCAGCGGTGAGCAGTGTCTGGAGATTCTGCGCGATGCGCGTTTTGATCTGATATTGATGGACCTGCGCATGCCCGGTTTGAGCGGTTTGCAGACATTTGCAAAGATGCGTGAGAGCGCGCAATCGCCGGGTTCAGTCCCGCCGGTGATCGCCCTCACCGGGGATGTGGAGCTTGAGACTGTCAATGCCTGCCTGCAGGCGGGCATGCTTGATGTGCTGGCCAAGCCCATCAACCTGGACAGACTCAATCATGCGCTCTGGCGCATCCAGGGGGGCGAGTTGTGCATACCGGCGACAACAGAGACGGGCGCGATCCCAGCAGGTGAACCGCTGGCGGTTGTGGATGTGGCGCACCTGCTTAATTTGCGTGAAGCGCTGGGGGCGGCGGCTTTGGCGCGGATGTTGGACAAATTCGCTGAGGCCGCGCAGATGCTGATGACACAAATTGAGGCGTCGCTGCGCCTCCATGTGCTGGTTCAGCGGAAACATGACAACCGTCTAAACCAAAATATCAGTTAG
- a CDS encoding IS3 family transposase has translation MEPDIRDSVVDFVAFWSDKSEIDTSRIINWIGVQRGKFYSWRKRYGMVNDHNGRIPRDFWLDDWEREAIVAFFHEHPSEGYRRLTYMMLDAGVVAVSPSSVLRVLRTAGLMRRWSPPPSQKGTGFKQPSEPHKHWHVDISYLNIQGTFYYLCSVLDGCSRFILHWEIRESMKEDEVEVVLLRAQEAYPEAKPRLISDNGPQFVANDFKAFIRESGMTHVRTSPYYPQSNGKLERFHGSLKRECIRPQTPLSLEDAQRVVGKYVEHYNTRRLHSAIDYVTPQDRLEGRHVQILAERDQKLEAARERRRTTHQKQSFQPSQKMAEKANS, from the coding sequence GTGGAGCCGGACATACGGGATTCGGTGGTGGATTTCGTGGCGTTTTGGTCAGACAAGAGCGAAATCGACACGAGCCGAATTATCAACTGGATAGGCGTGCAAAGGGGCAAGTTCTATTCATGGCGCAAGCGCTATGGAATGGTTAACGACCACAATGGCCGTATTCCCCGAGATTTTTGGCTGGACGATTGGGAAAGGGAAGCGATTGTCGCCTTTTTCCATGAACATCCGTCAGAGGGCTATCGGCGCCTGACCTACATGATGCTGGATGCAGGCGTGGTGGCGGTCAGCCCCTCTTCAGTGCTGCGTGTGCTCAGAACTGCCGGGCTGATGCGTCGTTGGAGCCCACCGCCCTCGCAGAAGGGCACAGGGTTCAAACAGCCTTCGGAGCCGCATAAACACTGGCATGTGGACATCTCCTATCTGAATATCCAGGGGACGTTCTACTATCTGTGCAGTGTCCTGGATGGATGTAGCAGGTTTATCCTCCACTGGGAGATTCGTGAGTCGATGAAGGAAGATGAGGTTGAAGTGGTCCTGCTCCGAGCTCAGGAGGCCTATCCGGAAGCTAAGCCGCGGCTGATCTCAGACAATGGGCCGCAGTTCGTTGCCAACGATTTTAAGGCGTTCATCCGGGAATCCGGCATGACGCATGTGAGGACTTCGCCTTACTATCCGCAGAGCAACGGAAAGCTGGAGCGTTTTCACGGTAGTTTGAAGCGTGAGTGCATTCGGCCTCAGACGCCATTATCGCTGGAAGATGCCCAGCGGGTTGTGGGAAAGTACGTCGAGCATTACAACACCCGGCGGCTCCATAGCGCCATCGACTACGTCACCCCACAGGATCGCCTGGAAGGGCGGCATGTGCAGATCCTGGCCGAACGAGATCAAAAGCTTGAGGCGGCCAGAGAACGGCGTCGGACGACGCACCAAAAGCAGTCTTTTCAGCCATCCCAAAAAATGGCTGAAAAGGCGAACAGCTAA
- a CDS encoding transposase codes for MERKKRRFTAEQKVGYVRRHLVEKVVLSDLCDEAGIQPSQYYRWQKALFENGEAALSDKRGQKACDRQIAELEAKLATKNEVMSELLEAHVALKKSLGVS; via the coding sequence ATGGAACGGAAGAAGCGGAGATTTACGGCTGAGCAGAAGGTAGGCTATGTGCGCCGTCACCTGGTCGAGAAGGTGGTTCTCTCGGATCTGTGTGACGAGGCGGGCATTCAGCCCAGCCAGTACTATCGCTGGCAAAAGGCTTTGTTTGAGAACGGCGAAGCGGCCTTGTCTGACAAACGCGGCCAAAAGGCTTGTGACCGACAGATTGCCGAACTAGAAGCGAAGTTGGCAACCAAAAATGAAGTTATGTCCGAGCTTCTTGAGGCGCATGTTGCGCTAAAAAAAAGTCTTGGGGTGAGCTGA
- a CDS encoding Hpt domain-containing protein: MFVIFQLNRNIQDSAQARDHLHKLVGLAGNVGLVELSATAREMEGALVAQADTGALLAQWAALTPMLARAREAAAQALAAE; the protein is encoded by the coding sequence TTGTTTGTCATTTTCCAACTGAACCGAAACATCCAGGACTCTGCGCAAGCGCGGGATCACCTGCACAAACTGGTGGGGCTGGCAGGGAATGTCGGCTTGGTCGAACTCTCCGCTACGGCGCGGGAGATGGAGGGGGCGCTGGTTGCGCAGGCTGATACGGGCGCGCTGCTTGCACAATGGGCGGCGTTGACCCCCATGCTGGCGCGCGCCCGCGAGGCGGCGGCGCAGGCGTTGGCGGCGGAATGA
- a CDS encoding LytR/AlgR family response regulator transcription factor has protein sequence MSAQTLAEFRALWVDDDDVTLELMAALLNRLEVGHVATVNQAAKAVDLLIRAAPPYDVAFCDIYMPDMDGMELIQELGKHRYTGALIFVTSAKPEMFDLLHAFADAYDLNLRAVLNKPVSIDRLREILHTLAEWSSQ, from the coding sequence ATGAGCGCCCAGACTCTCGCCGAGTTCCGCGCCCTGTGGGTGGATGATGATGATGTCACCCTGGAGTTGATGGCGGCGCTGTTGAATCGCCTGGAGGTTGGCCATGTCGCCACAGTGAACCAGGCCGCCAAAGCCGTCGACCTGCTCATCCGCGCCGCCCCCCCTTATGATGTGGCGTTTTGCGACATCTACATGCCGGACATGGATGGCATGGAGCTGATTCAGGAGTTGGGCAAACATCGCTATACCGGGGCGTTGATCTTTGTCACCTCCGCCAAGCCGGAGATGTTTGATCTGCTTCACGCCTTTGCCGACGCCTATGATCTGAATCTGCGCGCCGTACTGAACAAACCCGTGTCTATTGATCGCCTGCGCGAGATACTGCACACCCTGGCTGAGTGGAGTTCACAATGA